A window from Danio aesculapii chromosome 6, fDanAes4.1, whole genome shotgun sequence encodes these proteins:
- the ift56 gene encoding intraflagellar transport protein 56 isoform X2, whose product MLLSRMKPAVGGEASTSSNEKKRKNKSKKIPRLEDYLNQRDYLGALTLLEFQRNGGVSVEHADLWTGFCAFHVGDHKRAMEEYKALTLRPDCPVDVWVYLGCALFFLGLYKEAEEAALKGSKTQLQNRLLFHLAHKFNDEKKLMGFHQNLEDVTEDQLSLASIHYMRSHYQEAIDIYKRILLQNREFLALNVYVALCYYKLDYYDVSQEVLAVYLQSIPDSTIALNLKACNHFRLYNGKAAETELKNLIDISSSSFQFAKELIQHNLVVFRGGEGALQVLPPLIDVISEARLNLVIYYLRQDDIQEAYKLIKDLEPTTPQEYILKGVVNAALGQEIGSRDHLKIAQQFFQLVGGSASECDTIPGRQCMASCFFLLKQFEDVLIYLNSVKSYFYNDDTFSFNYAQAKAALGNYREAEELFLLIQNEKIKSDYVFQSWLARCYIMNQKPRQAWELYLRMETSSDPFSLLQLIANDCYKMGQFYYAAKAFDALERLDPNPEYWEGKRGACVGIFQLILAGRESREILKEVLPMLRSTGNPQVEYIIRIMKKWAKDNRVAL is encoded by the exons TTCCAGCGTAATGGCGGAGTCTCAGTGGAGCACGCAGATCTTTGGACAGGCTTCTGTGCCTTTCATGTAGGAGACCACAAGAGAGCAATGGAG GAGTACAAGGCCCTCACTTTGAGGCCGGATTGTCCAGTGGATGTTTGGGTATATCTGGGCTGTGCACTGTTTTTCCTTGGGCTTTATAAAGAGGCTGAGGAGGCAGCACTGAAAG GGTCGAAAACTCAGCTCCAGAATCGCCTGCTCTTTCATTTAGCTCATAAG TTCAATGATGAAAAGAAACTGATGGGTTTCCATCAGAACCTGGAGGACGTGACAGAGGATCAGCTGAGCTTGGCTTCCATCCACTACATGCGCTCTCATTACCAGGAGGCCATAGACATCTACAAACGGATCTTACTGCAGAACAG AGAATTTCTGGCCCTGAATGTGTATGTGGCTCTATGCTACTATAAGCTGGATTACTATGACGTGTCTCAGGAGGTGCTGGCCGTGTATTTGCAGAGTATCCCTGACTCTACTATCGCCCTCAACCTCAAAGCCTGCAACCACTTTAGACTCTATAATGGCAAAGCTGCTGAG ACAGAGTTGAAGAACCTGATCGACATCTCCTCCAGCTCGTTTCAGTTTGCTAAAGAGCTGATCCAGCACAATCTGGTGGTGTTTCGCGGAGGTGAAGGGGCCCTGCAGGTTTTACCTCCTCTGATTGACGTCATATCTGAGGCCAGACTCAACCTGGTCATCTATTATCTCCGACAAG ATGACATTCAGGAGGCCTACAAACTAATCAAAGACCTTGAGCCCACCACGCCTCAG GAATATATCCTCAAAGGGGTGGTAAATGCTGCTTTGGGACAAGAAATCGGATCG agggACCATTTGAAAATTGCCCAGCAGTTTTTCCAGTTGGTTGGAGGCTCAGCTAGTGAATGCG ACACAATACCAGGCAGGCAATGTATGGCCTCTTGCTTTTTCCTGCTGAAACAGTTTGAGGATGTGCTCATCTACCTCAACTCAGTCAAG AGTTACTTCTACAATGATGACACGTTCAGCTTTAACTACGCTCAGGCCAAGGCAGCTCTTGGGAACTACAGAGAAGCTGAAGAG CTGTTCCTGCTCATCCAGAATGAGAAGATCAAGAGTGATTATGTTTTCCAGAGCTGGTTAGCGCGCTGCT ACATCATGAATCAGAAGCCTCGACAGGCCTGGGAGCTTTATCTGAGAATGGAAACCTCATCCGACCCCTTCAGCCTCCTGCAGCTCATCGCTAATGACTGCTACAAG ATGGGGCAGTTCTATTATGCAGCTAAAGCATTTGATGCTCTGGAGAGACTGGATCCAAACCCTGAGTACTGGGAAGGGAAGCGTGGAGCTTGTGTCGGCATCTTCCAGCTCATACTGGCAGGCCGAGAGTCAAG AGAAATACTGAAAGAGGTTTTGCCGATGTTGAGGAGCACTGGTAACCCACAGGTTGAGTACATCATCCGCATCATGAAGAAATGGGCCAAAGACAACAGAGTGGCTCTCTGA
- the ift56 gene encoding intraflagellar transport protein 56 isoform X1 translates to MLLSRMKPAVGGEASTSSNEKKRKNKSKKIPRLEDYLNQRDYLGALTLLEFQRNGGVSVEHADLWTGFCAFHVGDHKRAMEEYKALTLRPDCPVDVWVYLGCALFFLGLYKEAEEAALKGSKTQLQNRLLFHLAHKFNDEKKLMGFHQNLEDVTEDQLSLASIHYMRSHYQEAIDIYKRILLQNREFLALNVYVALCYYKLDYYDVSQEVLAVYLQSIPDSTIALNLKACNHFRLYNGKAAETELKNLIDISSSSFQFAKELIQHNLVVFRGGEGALQVLPPLIDVISEARLNLVIYYLRQDDIQEAYKLIKDLEPTTPQCDDGLLCRHSQEYILKGVVNAALGQEIGSRDHLKIAQQFFQLVGGSASECDTIPGRQCMASCFFLLKQFEDVLIYLNSVKSYFYNDDTFSFNYAQAKAALGNYREAEELFLLIQNEKIKSDYVFQSWLARCYIMNQKPRQAWELYLRMETSSDPFSLLQLIANDCYKMGQFYYAAKAFDALERLDPNPEYWEGKRGACVGIFQLILAGRESREILKEVLPMLRSTGNPQVEYIIRIMKKWAKDNRVAL, encoded by the exons TTCCAGCGTAATGGCGGAGTCTCAGTGGAGCACGCAGATCTTTGGACAGGCTTCTGTGCCTTTCATGTAGGAGACCACAAGAGAGCAATGGAG GAGTACAAGGCCCTCACTTTGAGGCCGGATTGTCCAGTGGATGTTTGGGTATATCTGGGCTGTGCACTGTTTTTCCTTGGGCTTTATAAAGAGGCTGAGGAGGCAGCACTGAAAG GGTCGAAAACTCAGCTCCAGAATCGCCTGCTCTTTCATTTAGCTCATAAG TTCAATGATGAAAAGAAACTGATGGGTTTCCATCAGAACCTGGAGGACGTGACAGAGGATCAGCTGAGCTTGGCTTCCATCCACTACATGCGCTCTCATTACCAGGAGGCCATAGACATCTACAAACGGATCTTACTGCAGAACAG AGAATTTCTGGCCCTGAATGTGTATGTGGCTCTATGCTACTATAAGCTGGATTACTATGACGTGTCTCAGGAGGTGCTGGCCGTGTATTTGCAGAGTATCCCTGACTCTACTATCGCCCTCAACCTCAAAGCCTGCAACCACTTTAGACTCTATAATGGCAAAGCTGCTGAG ACAGAGTTGAAGAACCTGATCGACATCTCCTCCAGCTCGTTTCAGTTTGCTAAAGAGCTGATCCAGCACAATCTGGTGGTGTTTCGCGGAGGTGAAGGGGCCCTGCAGGTTTTACCTCCTCTGATTGACGTCATATCTGAGGCCAGACTCAACCTGGTCATCTATTATCTCCGACAAG ATGACATTCAGGAGGCCTACAAACTAATCAAAGACCTTGAGCCCACCACGCCTCAG TGTGATGATGGTCTCCTCTGCCGTCATTCACAGGAATATATCCTCAAAGGGGTGGTAAATGCTGCTTTGGGACAAGAAATCGGATCG agggACCATTTGAAAATTGCCCAGCAGTTTTTCCAGTTGGTTGGAGGCTCAGCTAGTGAATGCG ACACAATACCAGGCAGGCAATGTATGGCCTCTTGCTTTTTCCTGCTGAAACAGTTTGAGGATGTGCTCATCTACCTCAACTCAGTCAAG AGTTACTTCTACAATGATGACACGTTCAGCTTTAACTACGCTCAGGCCAAGGCAGCTCTTGGGAACTACAGAGAAGCTGAAGAG CTGTTCCTGCTCATCCAGAATGAGAAGATCAAGAGTGATTATGTTTTCCAGAGCTGGTTAGCGCGCTGCT ACATCATGAATCAGAAGCCTCGACAGGCCTGGGAGCTTTATCTGAGAATGGAAACCTCATCCGACCCCTTCAGCCTCCTGCAGCTCATCGCTAATGACTGCTACAAG ATGGGGCAGTTCTATTATGCAGCTAAAGCATTTGATGCTCTGGAGAGACTGGATCCAAACCCTGAGTACTGGGAAGGGAAGCGTGGAGCTTGTGTCGGCATCTTCCAGCTCATACTGGCAGGCCGAGAGTCAAG AGAAATACTGAAAGAGGTTTTGCCGATGTTGAGGAGCACTGGTAACCCACAGGTTGAGTACATCATCCGCATCATGAAGAAATGGGCCAAAGACAACAGAGTGGCTCTCTGA